Proteins co-encoded in one uncultured Bacteroides sp. genomic window:
- a CDS encoding YihY/virulence factor BrkB family protein → MNKKIKIFLNFITYDIWRVSEAEVTHAKFSFYNIIKTIILAVRRFTTDRITDKASALTYSTLLSIVPLLAILFAIARGFGFDHMMEEQVRSGLGSQEVATETILNFVESYLKQTKSGIFVGVGLVLLLWTVVNLTANIELTFNNIWQVKKQRTLYRKITDYFSMFLLLPILIVVSGGLTIFMSTMIKSMEGFVVLAPVMKVLVRMIPFILTWFMFTALYIFMPNTKVKFKHAFISGIIVGTTYQAFQFLYINGQISVTKYNAIYGSFAAIPLFLLWLQISWTICLFGAELTYAGQNIRNFNFEKDAKNISRRYRDFLSILIMSIICKRFEKGEMPYSAEEISLEYRIPIRLTNRILGLLQEINLVHETIADTKSENIMYLPSIDINKINVALLLERIDTNGSEDFKIDKEEEFRNHWHTLLESRDLYQKRNSEILLKDL, encoded by the coding sequence ATGAATAAGAAAATAAAGATATTCTTAAACTTTATTACTTACGACATCTGGCGGGTTTCAGAAGCGGAAGTAACTCATGCAAAATTTTCCTTTTATAATATCATTAAAACAATCATCCTTGCTGTACGACGTTTTACGACAGACCGCATAACAGACAAGGCATCTGCATTGACCTATAGCACACTTCTATCCATCGTCCCTCTTTTGGCAATTCTATTCGCCATTGCCAGAGGATTTGGTTTTGATCATATGATGGAAGAACAAGTAAGAAGCGGATTAGGAAGTCAGGAAGTTGCTACGGAAACTATTCTTAATTTTGTTGAATCGTATCTAAAACAGACTAAAAGCGGAATATTCGTCGGAGTTGGTCTAGTGCTTTTACTCTGGACAGTTGTCAATCTGACAGCAAACATTGAGCTTACTTTTAATAATATATGGCAGGTAAAAAAGCAACGTACTCTATATAGAAAAATAACAGATTACTTTTCAATGTTCCTGCTCTTACCCATTTTGATTGTAGTTTCAGGAGGGCTCACTATTTTTATGAGCACAATGATTAAAAGTATGGAAGGTTTTGTTGTGCTTGCGCCAGTAATGAAGGTTTTGGTGCGAATGATTCCATTTATACTTACTTGGTTTATGTTCACAGCACTTTATATTTTCATGCCAAATACCAAAGTTAAGTTCAAGCATGCATTTATTTCAGGAATAATTGTCGGGACTACCTATCAAGCTTTCCAGTTTCTATATATCAATGGACAGATATCTGTAACAAAATACAATGCTATATACGGAAGCTTCGCCGCCATACCTCTCTTTTTGTTATGGCTTCAAATTTCATGGACTATCTGTCTGTTTGGAGCAGAGTTAACCTATGCAGGACAGAATATCAGGAACTTCAATTTCGAAAAAGATGCAAAGAATATAAGCCGGCGATATAGAGATTTTCTTTCTATACTTATTATGTCAATTATCTGCAAACGCTTTGAGAAAGGTGAAATGCCGTATTCCGCTGAAGAAATATCTTTAGAATACAGAATTCCAATTAGGTTGACAAACCGTATCCTCGGCCTGCTACAGGAAATCAATCTGGTTCATGAAACTATAGCAGATACTAAAAGTGAAAACATTATGTATCTGCCATCGATAGATATTAATAAAATTAATGTTGCGCTATTGTTGGAACGGATTGACACCAATGGTTCAGAAGACTTTAAAATCGATAAAGAAGAAGAATTCAGGAACCACTGGCACACGTTGCTTGAATCACGTGATTTATATCAAAAGAGAAACAGCGAGATTCTACTAAAAGATCTCTAG
- a CDS encoding C40 family peptidase produces the protein MKKRFFLFLILITGVILYSFTSAGNLPKRIKKVVEGIEQKYVPDKRNAVFDLEIKKKRKKLILNGFTSVPEAKTELISTFLSINRKYKIVDNFRVLPDSSLGENVYGVVNLSVANLRRKVSFASEMMTQALLGTPVKILQEEEWYRVQTPDSYVSWVNSSSIYPMTKNEFNAWNAADKIVVTSHYGFTYENPDVNSQTVSDVVSGNMLKLEGTEGEFYKVSYPDGRMAYLLKSAGMPESKWINRDTLSASSIITTGKTLMGVPYLWGGMSAKGLDCSGFVRTVMFLNGIILPRDASQMVNVGEKIDMSNGFGNLKPGDLLFFGKKATPEQKERIIHVAIYLGNQKFIHSQGYVHISSFNPEDKEFDKYNLNRLVSAVRILGHLESAGISTIKTNPFYQPQL, from the coding sequence ATGAAAAAGCGTTTCTTTTTGTTTCTTATATTAATAACTGGAGTTATATTATATAGTTTTACTTCTGCGGGAAATCTTCCAAAACGTATTAAAAAGGTGGTTGAAGGTATTGAACAAAAGTATGTCCCTGATAAGCGGAATGCGGTGTTTGATCTTGAAATCAAAAAGAAAAGAAAAAAACTTATATTAAATGGTTTTACTTCAGTACCGGAAGCAAAAACTGAACTGATATCTACTTTTCTAAGTATAAATAGAAAGTACAAGATTGTTGATAACTTTCGTGTCTTGCCAGATAGTTCATTAGGTGAAAACGTGTATGGTGTTGTGAATCTGTCTGTGGCCAATCTTCGCAGAAAAGTAAGTTTTGCAAGTGAAATGATGACGCAAGCTTTGCTGGGAACGCCAGTGAAGATTTTGCAGGAAGAAGAATGGTATAGAGTTCAAACCCCAGACAGTTACGTATCTTGGGTAAATTCTTCCAGTATTTATCCTATGACGAAGAATGAGTTTAATGCCTGGAATGCGGCTGATAAGATTGTTGTTACTTCTCATTACGGGTTTACTTATGAAAACCCCGATGTGAATTCCCAGACGGTGTCCGATGTGGTGAGCGGCAATATGCTGAAATTGGAAGGGACTGAAGGTGAGTTTTATAAGGTTTCATATCCGGACGGGAGAATGGCTTATCTGCTTAAGAGTGCAGGAATGCCTGAAAGTAAATGGATAAACAGAGATACTTTAAGCGCTTCAAGTATTATTACTACAGGGAAAACGTTAATGGGTGTTCCGTATCTGTGGGGAGGAATGTCAGCTAAAGGCTTGGACTGTAGTGGATTTGTAAGAACTGTGATGTTTCTTAACGGGATAATTTTACCTCGTGATGCTTCTCAGATGGTTAATGTAGGAGAAAAAATCGATATGAGTAATGGATTTGGGAATCTGAAGCCCGGGGATTTATTATTTTTTGGAAAAAAAGCAACTCCAGAACAAAAAGAACGGATTATTCATGTGGCTATTTATCTGGGAAATCAGAAATTTATTCATTCTCAGGGATATGTACATATTAGTAGTTTTAATCCTGAGGACAAGGAGTTCGACAAATATAATCTTAATCGGTTGGTTAGTGCAGTCCGTATTCTTGGACATCTCGAATCTGCAGGTATAAGTACCATTAAAACAAATCCATTCTATCAACCTCAATTATAA
- a CDS encoding dipeptide epimerase, whose protein sequence is MGQDRRQFLKNAAFAAIGSGLAMQDVLAGESSNSLFSINKHTHSGKMKLTFRPYDLKLKHVFTVATYSRTTTPDVQVEIEYDGITGYGEASMPPYLGESVESVMTFLKKVNLEQFSDPFQLEDILAYVDGIMPGNTAAKASVDIALHDLVGKLLNAPWYKIWGLDKTKAPSTTYTIGIDTADVVKEKTLEVADKFNILKVKLGRENDKEIISAIRSVSQLPISVDANQGWKDKHQALDMIFWLKEQGIVMVEQPMPKAQLDDIAWVTQQSPLPIFADESLQRLSDVPKLKGAFTGINIKLMKCTGMREAWKMVTLGKALGMKIMVGCMTETSCAVSAAAQFSPAVDFADLDGNLLISNDLFKGMEVIKGKITLNDLPGIGIKKL, encoded by the coding sequence ATGGGTCAGGACAGAAGACAATTTCTCAAAAATGCCGCATTCGCAGCAATTGGCTCCGGATTGGCAATGCAAGATGTATTAGCCGGCGAATCATCAAACTCTCTTTTTTCAATTAATAAACATACTCATTCAGGTAAAATGAAACTAACTTTTCGTCCGTATGATTTAAAACTGAAACATGTTTTTACAGTTGCAACTTATTCCCGAACTACAACTCCGGATGTACAAGTGGAAATTGAATATGATGGTATAACAGGTTATGGCGAAGCTTCTATGCCTCCTTATCTTGGAGAATCGGTAGAGTCTGTTATGACTTTCCTCAAGAAAGTAAATCTGGAACAATTTAGCGATCCTTTTCAATTAGAAGATATATTAGCATATGTTGATGGAATTATGCCTGGGAATACTGCGGCAAAAGCATCCGTTGATATTGCGCTTCACGATTTAGTTGGTAAATTGCTGAATGCTCCGTGGTACAAAATATGGGGACTCGATAAAACAAAGGCTCCTTCCACAACTTATACTATTGGTATTGATACGGCCGATGTTGTGAAAGAGAAAACATTGGAAGTTGCCGACAAGTTCAATATTCTGAAAGTAAAATTAGGGCGGGAGAATGATAAAGAAATAATTAGTGCTATCCGTTCAGTAAGTCAGTTACCTATTTCTGTGGATGCCAATCAGGGATGGAAAGACAAGCATCAGGCTCTGGATATGATTTTTTGGCTAAAAGAGCAGGGTATTGTGATGGTTGAACAACCTATGCCAAAAGCGCAACTTGATGATATTGCCTGGGTAACCCAACAAAGTCCGCTCCCTATTTTTGCTGATGAATCTCTTCAGAGATTGAGTGATGTGCCTAAATTAAAAGGAGCTTTCACCGGAATTAATATTAAGCTAATGAAGTGTACTGGCATGCGCGAAGCATGGAAGATGGTTACACTGGGAAAAGCTCTCGGCATGAAGATAATGGTGGGATGTATGACCGAAACTTCCTGTGCAGTCTCAGCTGCCGCTCAATTCTCTCCGGCTGTAGACTTTGCAGA